In a genomic window of Kwoniella newhampshirensis strain CBS 13917 chromosome 8, whole genome shotgun sequence:
- a CDS encoding tryptophan synthase, beta subunit, with amino-acid sequence MAEEIKRVFAAKKEQDQAYVTQSCLQLVVELTTVLNSTLTLDSASSLSAAFITFLTAGFPTPDATVPLMLALEAGGADIIELGVPFSDPTADGPTIQKANTVAIENNIHYANCLEYVREARSKGLKAPVIFMGYYNPILAYGEEKAVQDAREAGANGYIICDLPPEEAVKFRDVCTSSGMSYVPLIAPSSSIDRVKFLTSIADSFVYVVSKMGVTGSSAEQAISASLPELIARIQHFTPVPLAVGFGVDNRTHFDFVTAAGGDGVVVGSKIIKTIFENQTQGDAAKAVEAFCAEITLKGQNPKPLGRKNKSAATNGHVSPPLPIPAAAPVEKSDLKVTGAGKLPSRFGIFGGAYVAESLVDCLNELEAAYIEASNDPAFWKEFEDMYGYMNRPSELYLAERLTEEMGGAKVWLKREDLNHTGSHKINNAVGQILLAKRLGKKRIIAETGAGQHGVATATVCAKFGMQCDIYMGAEDVRRQELNVFRIKMLGGNVIPVTSGSQTLKDAVNEAMRDWVTRLDSTHYLIGSAIGPHPFPTIVRDFQRVIGREIKSQLQEKAGKLPDAVVACVGGGSNAIGTFYDFIGDEGVRLVGVEAGGHGIDTNAHSATLSKGVIGVVHGASSYIIQSKEGQLTPTHSISAGLDYNSVGPEHSHLKYIGRAEYIAADDFQCLSAFKMVTQLEGIIPALESSHALWGGMQLAKTLPKDQDVVICLSGNGAKDVAEVLLTLKNKEWADRLDWHVAQ; translated from the exons ATGGCTGAAGAAATCAAAAGGGTCTTCGCGGCCAAGAAGGAGCAG GATCAAGCGTATGTCACTCAAAGTTGTCTACAGCTTGTTGTAGAGCTGACCACTGTCTTGAACTCcactctcactctcgaCTCTGCCTCATCTTTATCCGC CGCTttcatcaccttcctcaCTGCCGGCTTCCCTACGCCCGATGCTACTGTCCCGCTCATGCTGGCCCTTGAGGCAGGGGGAGCGGATATCATCGAGCTTGGTGTCCCCTTCAGTGACCCTACTGCCGATGGGCCCACAATCCAAAAGGCGAATACT GTCGCCATCGAAAACAATATCCACTACGCCAACTGCCTCGAGTACGTCAGAGAGGCTAGATCAAAAGGGTTGAAGGCTCCTGTCATTTTCATGG GCTATTATAACCCTATCCTTGCGTAtggtgaagagaaggcTGTGCAGGATGCGCGGGAGGCTGGAGCGAACGGTTACATTATCTGCGATCTGCCACCAGAGGAGGCTGTCAAATTCCGAGATGTCTGCACTTCGTCTGG CATGTCCTACGTTCCCTTGATCGCGCCATCATCGAGCATCGATCGTGTCAAGTTTTTAACCAGCATCGCCGACTCCTTCGTCTATGTCGTatcgaag ATGGGTGTCACCGGATCTTCAGCCGAACAAGCCATCTCCGCGTCTCTTCCCGAACTCATCGCTCGAATTCAACATTTCACTCCGGTTCCCCTCGCTGTCGGTTTCGGTGTCGACAACCGAACGCATTTCGATTTCGTCACCGCTGccggtggagatggtgtCGTTGTCGGATCGAAGATCATCAAAACCATCTTCGAGAACCAGACGCAGGGCGATGCTGCCAAGGCTGTCGAAGCGTTCTGTGCAGAGATCACACTTAAAGGTCAAAACCCCAAACCTCTCGGTCGCAAGAATAAATCCGCGGCTACCAATGGCCACgtctcccctcctctccccatccCTGCTGCTGCTCCGGTCGAGAAGTCCGACTTGAAAGTCACTGGTGCTGGCAAACTGCCTTCTCGATTCGGTATCTTCGGTGGTGCTTATGTGGCTGAGTCATTGGTTGACTGCCTGAACGAGCTGGAGGCTGCCTATATCGAAGCGAGTAACGATCCTGCGTTCTGGAAGGAGTTTGAGGACATGTACGGATACATGAACAGGCCAAGCGAGCTGTATCTTGCTGAGAGGCTGACAGAAGAGATGGGTGGAGCCAAGGTCTGGTTGAA gagagaagatctcAACCACACCGGCTCCCACAAGATCAACAACGCTGTCGGACAG atcctcctcgccaaACGACTAGGCAAGAAGAGAATCATTGCTGAGACTGGAGCGGGACAGCACGGTGTTGCCACTGCTACTGTCTGCGCTAAATTCGGAATGCAATGCGATATCTACATGGGTGCCGAAGATGTCAGAAGACAAGAGCTGAACGTTTTCAGGATTAAGATGCTGGGCGGCAAC GTCATTCCCGTAACATCCGGTTCTCAAACCCTCAAAGACGCCGTCAATGAGGCCATGCGGGACTGGGTCACGCGACTGGACTCCACCCATTACCTCATCGGTTCCGCTATCGGCCCTCATCCCTTCCCAACAATCGTCCGAGACTTCCAGCGAGTCATCGGTCGAGAGATCAAGTCTCAATTGCAGGAGAAGGCCGGGAAGTTACCGGACGCCGTTGTCGCCTgtgtcggtggtggtagtaATGCCATCGGAACGTTCTACGACTTCATcggagatgagggtgtGAGACTTGTTGGTGTCGAGGCGGGCggtcatg GTATTGATACCAACGCACATTCCGCTACCTTATCCAAGGGTGTTATTGGTGTAGTCCATGGAGCCAGCTCTTACATCATCCAAAGCAAGGAGGGTCAACTTACCCCTACCCACAGTATCTCAGCTG GTCTCGATTACAACTCTGTTGGTCCCGAACACTCCCATCTGAAATACATTGGACGAGCGGAGTACATTGCTGCGGATGATTTCCAATGTCTTTCTGCGTTCAAGATGGTCACACAACTCGAAGGTATCATTCCCGCTCTCGAGTCGAGTCATGCTTTGTGGGGAGGTATGCAGTTGGCCAAGACACTGCCCAAGGATCAGGATGTCGTTAT TTGCTTGAGTGGAAACGGTGCCAAGGATGTTGCTGAAGTGCTCTTGACCTTGAAGAACAAGGAGTGGGCCGATAGGTTGGACTGGCACGTTGCGCAATGA